In the Flavisolibacter tropicus genome, one interval contains:
- a CDS encoding PAS domain S-box protein, translating to MIDYTLFEARPGVSEALLPDPPKFTVVAVSNDFVRTWGMSRADVIGKGHFEIFPESPLDANFTGETNLSASFEHVIHYNEPHALPPQRYNIPNGDGTFTEKYWRAYNVPVLDAQGKLIYIIHTAEDVTTLIKADQCQEKIKGIEQAYNLFLQTPAVIGVARGPEHVMELANACAYKLWGRGPEILGKPLLEGIPELKGQGVVELFDHVYNTGETYYGKAVPVTSYPNGKEEKHYFDMVYQPYYDEGSNKPAGVFTISHDVTQMVEAQQKVEESEVRFRTMANSIPQLAWMTDPSGLIYWYNDRWYDYTGTTPEEMRGWGWRKVHHPDMVEGVVHRLKKAFESGSSWEDTFLIRSKEGEYRWFLSRAVPVRKGDGTIIGWFGTNTDITEQRKIEDALKRSEEQLLLAMEGGELGYFDYDVQTDTLIWSSRTKELFGLPPDATVDYSYYLSALYPEDRERTDAAVQKALRGEVGGYENEYRVVSPADGRLRWVRAKAKAFIDESGKTYRLAGVTVDITKQKEVEEALQQSESNLRNLVLHAPVAMCIGSVPSFIVEVANDRMLELWGKRFEEIVGRPVFEVLPIAGEQELAHVIQHVYTTGEPFTAHEMPVSLHRDHMQETAYLNFVYQPIKNSDGVVTKIIAVAIDVTDQVVARKEIEESHKEFQFAMNFLPQIFWLARPDGYHYYYNKQFYDYTGLNYNETKGERWNELFHPDDQEPAWETWRHSLETGEPYEFEYRLRRHDGQYRWFLGRALPLRDETGAITKWFGTGTEIHDQKTFTEQLENMVADRTKELKQSNEDLQQFVHVASHDLKEPVRKMNFFLSRVKATLNGNRDEKTGFYLDRVQAASNRMLSMINGVLAYSTISAVEELYESVDLNLLIKNVAIDLELVMQQNDATIRFSNLLTLYGSPVMLHQLFYNLISNSLKFARVGVPPVINITTEEMELNGKAVTRIRLQDNGIGFEQEYAEKIFGAFARLHSKDKYEGAGLGLSLCKKIVERHGGTITARGKENEGTVFEILLPLNG from the coding sequence GTGATAGACTATACCTTGTTTGAAGCCCGGCCAGGAGTGAGTGAAGCCCTTTTGCCAGATCCTCCTAAGTTTACTGTAGTAGCGGTTAGCAATGACTTTGTACGCACATGGGGCATGAGCCGGGCCGACGTCATCGGCAAAGGACACTTTGAAATATTTCCCGAAAGCCCACTGGACGCCAACTTTACCGGCGAGACCAACCTGAGTGCTTCGTTTGAACATGTGATACATTATAATGAACCGCATGCACTACCCCCGCAGCGTTACAACATCCCTAACGGCGATGGCACATTTACCGAAAAATACTGGCGGGCCTATAATGTCCCCGTTTTAGATGCCCAAGGCAAGCTGATCTACATTATTCATACAGCAGAAGATGTTACGACACTGATAAAAGCCGACCAATGCCAAGAAAAGATCAAAGGCATAGAGCAGGCCTACAACCTCTTTTTGCAAACCCCTGCTGTAATTGGCGTGGCGCGGGGCCCGGAACATGTGATGGAACTGGCCAATGCCTGTGCCTATAAACTATGGGGCCGGGGGCCGGAGATCCTTGGCAAGCCTTTGCTGGAAGGTATACCGGAATTAAAAGGTCAGGGTGTTGTTGAGCTGTTTGACCATGTATACAACACCGGCGAAACCTATTATGGAAAAGCGGTGCCGGTAACCTCGTATCCTAACGGTAAAGAAGAAAAGCACTACTTCGATATGGTGTACCAGCCTTATTATGATGAAGGCAGCAATAAACCGGCAGGTGTGTTCACGATCTCGCACGATGTGACCCAAATGGTAGAAGCCCAGCAGAAAGTAGAAGAAAGTGAGGTACGCTTCCGCACCATGGCCAATTCCATTCCACAACTGGCCTGGATGACGGATCCAAGTGGATTGATCTATTGGTATAACGACAGATGGTATGATTATACCGGCACCACCCCGGAAGAAATGAGGGGCTGGGGCTGGCGCAAAGTGCATCACCCCGACATGGTAGAAGGTGTGGTACACCGCCTCAAAAAAGCCTTTGAATCGGGTAGCTCCTGGGAAGATACTTTTCTCATACGCAGCAAAGAAGGTGAATACCGCTGGTTTCTATCCCGTGCGGTGCCGGTACGTAAAGGCGATGGCACCATCATCGGGTGGTTTGGTACCAACACCGACATTACCGAACAGCGCAAAATAGAAGACGCTTTGAAACGCAGCGAAGAGCAATTGCTCCTGGCCATGGAAGGCGGGGAGCTTGGCTACTTTGATTATGATGTGCAAACGGATACGTTGATCTGGTCGTCGCGTACAAAAGAGCTGTTTGGTCTGCCGCCCGATGCTACGGTTGATTACAGTTATTATTTGAGTGCCTTGTATCCCGAAGATCGGGAACGGACCGATGCTGCTGTTCAGAAAGCCTTAAGAGGGGAAGTAGGAGGCTATGAAAACGAATACCGGGTGGTTAGTCCAGCCGATGGCCGCTTGCGCTGGGTACGTGCAAAAGCCAAGGCTTTTATTGATGAAAGTGGAAAAACCTATCGCCTGGCCGGTGTAACGGTAGATATTACCAAACAAAAAGAAGTAGAGGAGGCCTTGCAGCAAAGCGAAAGTAACCTGCGTAACCTGGTGTTGCATGCGCCTGTAGCCATGTGTATAGGAAGTGTGCCTTCCTTTATAGTGGAGGTGGCTAACGATCGCATGCTGGAACTTTGGGGAAAACGCTTTGAGGAAATAGTGGGCCGTCCGGTATTTGAGGTGTTGCCAATAGCGGGTGAACAGGAATTGGCACATGTTATACAACACGTATATACCACGGGAGAGCCTTTTACCGCCCACGAAATGCCGGTTTCCCTTCACCGTGACCATATGCAGGAAACCGCGTATCTGAACTTTGTTTACCAACCCATCAAAAACAGCGATGGCGTAGTTACGAAGATCATTGCCGTGGCTATTGATGTAACCGACCAGGTGGTGGCCCGGAAGGAGATAGAGGAAAGCCATAAAGAGTTCCAGTTTGCCATGAACTTTTTACCACAGATCTTTTGGCTGGCCCGTCCCGACGGCTACCATTATTATTACAATAAGCAGTTTTACGATTATACAGGCCTCAACTACAACGAAACCAAAGGCGAAAGATGGAATGAGCTCTTTCATCCGGACGACCAGGAGCCTGCATGGGAAACCTGGCGGCACAGTTTAGAAACCGGAGAGCCCTACGAGTTTGAATACCGCCTACGGCGACACGATGGGCAGTATCGTTGGTTCCTGGGCAGGGCCTTGCCGCTCCGTGACGAAACAGGCGCTATAACCAAATGGTTTGGTACCGGCACCGAAATACACGATCAAAAAACATTTACTGAACAGCTGGAAAACATGGTGGCGGATAGAACCAAAGAACTGAAACAAAGCAATGAAGACCTGCAGCAGTTTGTGCATGTGGCTTCTCATGATCTGAAAGAACCGGTACGTAAGATGAATTTCTTTCTCAGTCGCGTGAAAGCAACCCTTAATGGAAACCGGGATGAAAAAACTGGTTTTTACCTCGATAGGGTGCAAGCTGCCAGCAATCGTATGTTGTCCATGATCAATGGTGTGCTGGCCTATTCTACCATTAGCGCGGTGGAAGAATTATATGAGTCGGTAGATCTGAACCTGCTGATAAAAAATGTGGCCATTGACCTGGAGTTGGTGATGCAGCAGAATGATGCTACGATCCGTTTTTCCAATCTGCTCACCTTGTACGGGTCGCCGGTAATGCTGCACCAGCTTTTTTATAACCTGATCAGCAACTCGCTCAAGTTTGCCAGGGTGGGCGTGCCACCAGTCATAAACATTACCACAGAAGAAATGGAGTTGAATGGGAAAGCGGTGACCCGCATCCGGCTGCAAGACAACGGTATTGGCTTTGAGCAGGAATATGCCGAAAAGATCTTTGGGGCGTTTGCCCGGCTTCATTCAAAAGATAAATATGAAGGTGCCGGTCTGGGACTATCGCTTTGTAAAAAGATCGTAGAGCGGCATGGTGGTACCATTACCGCAAGGGGTAAGGAAAATGAAGGAACGGTGTTTGAGATACTGTTGCCGTTGAATGGCTGA
- a CDS encoding DUF1624 domain-containing protein: protein METVTTVPITEKPRTHTRVQTIDVLRGLIMVVMALDHVREYFGPTPFRAEDASQTTVALFATRWVTHICAPLFLLLSGVSAYLYCSKHGRRRTSAFLASRGVWLIVLELVVFSFVLQWGYTLVLLSIMWAIGWSMLFLAAALWLPRWLLATIAVGIIAGHNLLPNFAPAYPVPALLHNSPFLLMLGKQPVLVAYTIFPWAAVMMLGFAIGPLLKAHSTGNRWLKAGGLLILAFVALRAINLYGDPAPWSTQPRGALYTALSFMNVTKYPPSLLFLMVTLGVGAVLWYVLSRYNNRFTAFLSVYGRVPFFYFLLHFCLISASAYVWSRVAFGQAMNLSFTDPTQWPAAYHFSLWRVYGVWIAVVLIAYYPCKWFGKYKQTHQQWWLSYL from the coding sequence ATGGAAACAGTCACAACAGTCCCCATTACGGAAAAGCCACGTACGCATACCCGCGTACAAACGATAGATGTATTGCGCGGGCTGATCATGGTGGTGATGGCGCTTGACCATGTGCGTGAGTACTTTGGTCCCACGCCCTTCCGGGCCGAAGATGCAAGCCAGACCACAGTAGCCCTGTTTGCTACGCGGTGGGTTACGCATATCTGTGCGCCCTTATTCCTGTTGCTATCGGGCGTCAGCGCCTATTTATACTGTAGTAAGCATGGCCGCCGGCGTACCAGCGCCTTCCTGGCCAGCCGTGGCGTCTGGCTGATCGTATTGGAATTAGTGGTATTCAGTTTTGTGCTGCAGTGGGGTTATACACTGGTGCTGCTAAGTATTATGTGGGCCATTGGGTGGTCCATGCTATTCCTGGCGGCGGCGCTATGGTTGCCCCGTTGGTTGCTGGCTACTATAGCCGTAGGTATTATTGCGGGCCACAACCTGTTGCCCAATTTTGCCCCCGCCTACCCTGTGCCCGCACTACTGCACAACAGCCCTTTCTTATTAATGTTAGGAAAGCAGCCCGTACTGGTAGCCTATACTATTTTCCCCTGGGCCGCCGTGATGATGCTGGGCTTTGCCATAGGGCCGCTGCTGAAAGCCCACAGCACCGGCAACCGTTGGCTAAAGGCTGGCGGCTTATTGATCCTTGCCTTTGTAGCACTACGCGCTATCAACCTTTATGGCGATCCTGCCCCTTGGAGCACGCAGCCCCGTGGTGCACTCTATACGGCCTTATCATTCATGAACGTAACCAAGTACCCGCCTTCGCTGTTGTTCCTGATGGTGACATTAGGAGTGGGTGCCGTATTATGGTATGTGCTTAGCCGTTACAACAACCGGTTCACCGCTTTTCTGTCTGTATACGGGCGGGTGCCGTTCTTTTATTTCCTCCTGCATTTTTGCCTCATCAGCGCCAGTGCGTATGTATGGAGCCGCGTAGCCTTTGGCCAGGCCATGAATCTTTCGTTTACCGATCCTACCCAATGGCCCGCGGCTTATCACTTCAGCCTGTGGCGGGTGTATGGCGTTTGGATAGCCGTAGTGCTGATAGCCTACTATCCCTGCAAATGGTTTGGCAAGTATAAGCAAACACACCAGCAGTGGTGGCTGTCTTATTTGTGA
- a CDS encoding DNA cytosine methyltransferase: MKEQFRHIELFAGCGGMSLGLEAAGFELYMANELSPMASETFAYNILGEDISLENSSLPKKVLWIRSNFKLEERKERLRENPFTYNKGQNSDLKDLKSLEGKLLVGSIDHLLEHLREDKSLSKDLKNLDIDLISGGPPCQGFSLAGKRIKDDHKNKLPLSFAQFAGIVKPKIVLLENVKGITAPFTDEDGQTYFAWLEVAKAFALEGYIPICMMLNSKYFGVPQNRPRFIYLGIRKDVFETYEKQVEKGELKKILENSRYFYKTVKENKGNLNIITTKDLNLYDIETRKELFDGNLLPKISTDIGSFVSAKQAIDDIKTLNTTYYLKDFKSGYAKSLNKTFPSKIGSKDDSLKNHDHRKHTYLVQARFRLYQILTDLNGYKKDALHVISGKDKSESGIQKTYEIISGYKLFLKNGNEGKLEYINNPDVFKNYISQFNTRKHSQRALIDDDPAPAQLTIPDDVCHYHEEQLRTVTVREMARIQSFPDWFVFRSKVTTGGNQRSFEVPQYTQVGNAVPPLLALALGKTVSNILTKVKNG; this comes from the coding sequence TTGAAAGAGCAATTCAGACATATTGAGTTATTTGCGGGTTGCGGGGGCATGTCATTAGGCCTTGAAGCTGCTGGCTTTGAATTATACATGGCCAACGAGCTTTCACCTATGGCCAGTGAGACTTTTGCCTATAACATTCTTGGAGAAGATATTAGCTTAGAAAATAGCAGCCTTCCCAAAAAAGTTTTATGGATTAGATCCAACTTTAAACTGGAAGAAAGAAAAGAACGACTTCGAGAAAATCCATTTACTTACAACAAAGGGCAGAATAGCGACCTTAAAGATTTAAAGAGTTTAGAAGGTAAACTTCTAGTTGGGAGCATTGACCATTTGCTTGAGCATTTGCGGGAAGATAAAAGTCTATCCAAAGACCTTAAAAATTTAGATATTGATTTAATATCTGGAGGTCCTCCATGTCAAGGCTTTAGTCTAGCTGGTAAGCGAATTAAGGATGACCATAAAAACAAACTACCACTTTCATTTGCACAATTTGCAGGCATAGTCAAACCGAAAATTGTTCTCTTAGAGAATGTAAAAGGCATTACTGCACCATTTACAGACGAAGATGGCCAAACGTATTTTGCCTGGCTAGAAGTTGCCAAGGCTTTTGCGTTAGAAGGCTATATCCCAATCTGCATGATGCTGAACTCAAAATATTTCGGAGTTCCACAAAACAGGCCTAGGTTTATCTACTTAGGGATCAGGAAGGATGTATTTGAAACATACGAAAAACAAGTTGAGAAGGGTGAATTAAAAAAAATTCTTGAGAATTCTAGATACTTCTATAAAACTGTAAAGGAAAATAAAGGCAATCTCAATATCATCACCACAAAAGATTTGAACTTATATGATATTGAAACCCGGAAGGAATTATTTGATGGGAACTTGCTTCCTAAAATTTCTACAGACATTGGGTCCTTTGTTTCTGCCAAGCAAGCTATTGATGATATAAAGACGCTAAATACTACCTACTATTTAAAAGACTTTAAAAGCGGGTATGCAAAAAGCTTAAACAAGACCTTCCCTTCTAAAATCGGATCAAAAGATGACTCACTAAAGAATCACGATCACCGAAAACATACTTATTTAGTACAAGCAAGGTTTCGTTTATACCAGATTTTAACTGATCTAAATGGTTATAAAAAAGATGCTCTCCATGTGATTTCAGGAAAAGATAAAAGTGAATCAGGGATACAAAAGACCTACGAGATCATTTCTGGGTACAAGCTCTTTTTAAAAAATGGCAATGAAGGAAAACTTGAATACATTAATAATCCTGATGTATTCAAAAACTACATTTCCCAGTTTAATACTAGAAAACATAGCCAGCGAGCTTTAATAGATGATGATCCCGCACCTGCACAATTAACCATACCTGACGATGTTTGCCACTATCATGAAGAACAATTACGCACCGTTACAGTAAGAGAGATGGCGAGGATTCAATCTTTTCCAGATTGGTTTGTTTTCAGATCAAAAGTAACAACTGGTGGTAACCAGAGAAGTTTTGAAGTACCACAATATACCCAAGTTGGTAATGCAGTTCCTCCATTATTAGCATTAGCACTTGGAAAAACTGTTTCTAATATTTTAACCAAAGTAAAAAATGGCTAG
- a CDS encoding ATP-binding protein — translation MSLKTINLTPDPRILRMLGQIELKGWQCIAELVDNSIDAMLKSSLIDKENEINIDIPSRSELSRNTPLTITDNGIGMTAEELESCLKAGYTSKSSDNLGLFGMGFNIATARLGDVVEVWTSTKDMNHDIGVRIDLIEMQRTKSFVRELLKRSKTFKVSGTSIEISKFHPRAEKLLNRQHIQKELNRIYSKRLLDDYKISIKTNGIALKPFEFCVWSEERSVEYEGEKIYAIQKFEHEYDDRYYCSRCFIWIDEYETELTTASVCPNCNQADSIQTRKIAIRGWVGIQRYNDLEHFGINIIRNGRIIKKLDKSLFTWQDRDNRNNGDPIKDYPIDTTAQGGRIVGEIIADFITPTYTKDSFEETDKHWLNSIEIVRGAGPMQPKIAEKLNFPKNRSPLAKLFYGYRKSHPPGLRNLIPGTKTGQGLYTEAKRWADLFYAGDPEYQTDEKWYQAVLDAEFPEDDSSTDPTDLNSSEPTSINNSTGGFTPAPTLSDDGIGEYIESFPGRKKLIMDHEYDLRPLLNEMPYNISIYNYWPSSELKSPIIFEAKKASKFNVYVNNNHPLFKDFADGWDDLILMEISTRYYEKINNLDIWPVSRIYYELKRKYAGERMLNVQALVAEAKALVTDLQNFLVNESSERQLSEPAGLDNEQLKTLKQNYLQVEMKGLINTESLTKSTEYLRYMDFAYIIDFAKCHPELIYDEKYFALPYSSLDEDDIKSRQLEQYNGYFNDIKWFIYDLANYTEVLVKQQKNLIIRNRFSLEFLNGKTV, via the coding sequence ATGTCGTTGAAAACGATCAATCTTACACCCGATCCTAGGATTTTAAGAATGCTAGGTCAAATTGAGCTGAAGGGTTGGCAGTGTATAGCTGAACTAGTGGATAACTCAATTGATGCTATGCTAAAATCTAGCTTAATTGATAAAGAAAACGAAATTAATATAGATATTCCTTCACGGTCTGAATTATCTCGAAATACTCCACTTACCATAACAGATAATGGTATTGGTATGACCGCTGAAGAGCTTGAAAGCTGTTTAAAGGCCGGATACACATCAAAAAGTAGTGACAACCTTGGACTTTTTGGTATGGGCTTCAATATTGCTACAGCAAGACTAGGCGATGTAGTAGAGGTTTGGACCTCTACAAAAGATATGAATCACGATATTGGGGTAAGAATCGATCTTATCGAAATGCAAAGGACAAAGTCCTTTGTAAGGGAGCTCTTAAAACGGAGTAAAACCTTTAAAGTTTCAGGGACCTCAATCGAAATTTCAAAGTTTCATCCAAGAGCCGAAAAGCTTCTAAATAGGCAGCATATTCAAAAAGAGTTAAATAGGATTTACTCAAAGCGCCTACTAGATGACTACAAAATATCCATTAAAACAAATGGTATTGCCTTAAAGCCCTTTGAATTTTGTGTATGGTCTGAAGAAAGATCTGTGGAATACGAAGGGGAGAAGATTTACGCGATTCAAAAATTTGAACACGAATATGATGACAGGTACTACTGTTCAAGATGTTTCATTTGGATAGATGAATATGAGACAGAACTAACAACTGCATCCGTTTGCCCGAATTGTAACCAAGCCGATTCAATACAAACAAGGAAGATTGCCATACGTGGATGGGTAGGAATACAGCGTTATAATGATTTAGAACATTTCGGTATTAATATCATACGAAATGGTAGGATAATTAAAAAGCTAGACAAGTCTTTATTCACTTGGCAAGACCGCGATAACCGCAACAATGGTGATCCAATTAAAGACTACCCTATTGATACCACAGCACAAGGTGGCAGGATTGTAGGTGAGATTATTGCAGATTTTATAACTCCGACCTACACTAAAGATAGTTTCGAAGAAACTGATAAACACTGGTTGAATAGTATTGAAATTGTAAGAGGTGCAGGCCCAATGCAGCCAAAAATTGCCGAGAAGCTTAACTTTCCTAAAAACCGATCACCACTTGCTAAGCTATTTTATGGGTATAGAAAGTCTCATCCACCAGGTTTAAGGAATTTGATTCCAGGTACAAAGACCGGTCAAGGCTTGTATACAGAAGCTAAGAGATGGGCAGATTTGTTTTATGCAGGTGACCCCGAATATCAAACTGATGAAAAATGGTACCAAGCAGTTTTAGATGCTGAATTCCCAGAAGATGACTCTTCTACCGATCCTACAGATTTAAATTCTTCTGAACCAACTAGTATTAACAATTCAACTGGAGGATTCACTCCAGCTCCTACTTTAAGTGATGATGGTATAGGCGAGTACATTGAATCTTTTCCTGGCAGAAAGAAGTTAATAATGGACCACGAATATGATTTGCGCCCATTACTAAATGAAATGCCGTATAATATTTCTATTTATAATTATTGGCCATCATCAGAACTTAAGTCTCCAATAATTTTTGAGGCTAAGAAGGCCTCAAAGTTCAATGTATATGTAAACAATAATCATCCATTGTTTAAAGACTTTGCAGATGGTTGGGATGATCTTATACTAATGGAGATATCTACACGATACTATGAAAAGATAAACAATCTGGATATATGGCCAGTTAGCAGAATATACTATGAACTCAAGCGAAAATATGCTGGAGAAAGAATGTTGAATGTTCAAGCGCTAGTGGCCGAAGCGAAAGCTTTAGTTACCGACTTACAAAACTTTCTTGTAAACGAATCTAGCGAAAGACAACTCAGTGAGCCCGCAGGCCTAGATAATGAGCAGTTAAAAACGTTAAAGCAAAACTACCTGCAGGTTGAGATGAAAGGTCTTATTAATACAGAAAGTTTGACAAAGTCAACTGAATATTTGAGGTATATGGACTTTGCTTACATAATTGATTTTGCAAAGTGCCATCCAGAACTCATTTATGATGAAAAATATTTTGCACTTCCCTATTCATCATTAGATGAAGATGATATTAAGAGTAGACAACTAGAACAATACAACGGGTATTTTAATGATATCAAGTGGTTTATCTATGACTTGGCAAACTACACAGAAGTATTAGTTAAACAGCAGAAGAATTTAATAATCAGAAATCGATTCAGCTTAGAGTTCCTAAATGGAAAAACAGTTTGA
- a CDS encoding DEAD/DEAH box helicase family protein has protein sequence MEKQFEINKGFLGIERLTKGPWQAFERGIARLLAHRGWDSYDVVGGSGDKGADILGSMNGVEKIFQTKFYHSNYSLSVDIVKDVVRAIEFYGIQQGVCVSNRNLGTEQKRKLETYKKQGYQIETFTGNKILETYSSLPTWPVDRRQLRPYQREAVDKIIVSFERGLGKGLVTLATGLGKTFVAGCFLRWLYEHYPQSNVLVLADKKELLLQFDKSIWTNLPKFIATHVLHESEKPTFNEGVLLSTFQSLEGYLEKNPDTSFDIVIVDEAHHAAADTFQAIIDKISPRYLLGLTATPFRKDQRSIKKIFGEPLVKYDVVQALQKGYLANIDYKIKNDNIDIDWISKESKKGYTIKQLNKRIFIPERDEEVCDTIFEYWNFKKPQRGIIFCNSSEHAERIEQILRTRFDFPARSLTTRIPDADERAKRLRLFRVGQIKILTCYDMLNEGVDVPDVDFLVYLRVTHSRVIFLQQLGRGLRFKEGKTLLVLDFVADIRRLAGIKLFKKEYDDAKEDKSKTNQVEELKLPSNFQLQFFDETTKDFLNLVKADATELNESEETDYIFMV, from the coding sequence ATGGAAAAACAGTTTGAAATAAATAAAGGGTTTTTAGGCATTGAGCGACTGACCAAGGGACCTTGGCAAGCTTTTGAACGAGGCATTGCTAGATTATTAGCACATAGAGGCTGGGATTCATATGATGTAGTAGGTGGCTCAGGCGATAAAGGCGCTGATATCTTAGGCTCTATGAATGGAGTTGAAAAAATTTTTCAAACTAAGTTTTACCACTCCAATTACTCACTAAGTGTTGATATTGTAAAGGATGTTGTACGGGCAATCGAGTTTTACGGAATTCAGCAAGGGGTATGTGTCTCCAATAGAAACTTAGGCACAGAGCAGAAAAGAAAGCTTGAAACCTATAAGAAACAAGGGTATCAAATAGAAACATTTACCGGTAATAAAATTTTAGAAACTTATTCCAGCTTACCTACTTGGCCAGTTGACAGGCGGCAACTTAGACCCTATCAACGAGAGGCAGTAGATAAGATAATAGTAAGTTTTGAAAGAGGTCTAGGGAAAGGACTAGTTACCTTGGCTACTGGACTAGGTAAGACTTTTGTAGCCGGTTGTTTCCTACGTTGGCTATATGAGCATTACCCACAAAGCAATGTATTGGTATTGGCTGATAAAAAGGAACTCCTACTACAATTTGATAAATCAATTTGGACAAACTTACCTAAGTTCATTGCCACACATGTTTTACATGAAAGTGAAAAGCCAACGTTTAATGAAGGTGTTTTATTATCCACCTTTCAAAGTCTTGAAGGATATTTAGAAAAGAATCCTGATACCAGTTTTGATATTGTCATCGTTGACGAAGCGCATCATGCTGCAGCTGATACATTCCAAGCCATAATTGATAAGATAAGCCCAAGATATCTTCTAGGTCTTACTGCCACCCCTTTTAGAAAAGACCAGCGTAGTATAAAAAAGATATTTGGGGAACCGCTTGTGAAGTATGACGTGGTGCAAGCTTTACAAAAAGGTTACCTGGCCAATATTGATTACAAAATCAAGAATGATAACATCGATATTGATTGGATTTCTAAAGAGAGCAAGAAAGGCTATACGATCAAGCAATTAAACAAAAGAATCTTCATTCCTGAAAGAGATGAGGAAGTGTGTGATACTATTTTCGAATACTGGAATTTCAAAAAGCCACAAAGAGGTATCATCTTTTGTAATAGTAGTGAACATGCTGAGCGAATTGAACAAATACTAAGAACAAGATTTGATTTCCCGGCACGATCATTAACAACTCGTATTCCTGATGCAGACGAGAGAGCTAAAAGACTTCGGCTGTTTAGAGTTGGGCAAATCAAGATTCTTACCTGTTATGACATGCTAAATGAGGGTGTTGATGTGCCCGATGTAGATTTCCTTGTTTATTTACGTGTTACTCATAGTAGGGTTATATTTCTTCAGCAATTAGGGCGGGGTTTAAGATTTAAGGAGGGCAAAACATTATTGGTGCTTGACTTTGTGGCGGATATACGTCGCTTAGCAGGGATTAAGTTGTTTAAGAAAGAGTATGATGATGCAAAAGAAGATAAAAGCAAAACAAATCAAGTTGAAGAATTAAAGTTGCCATCTAACTTTCAATTGCAATTCTTTGATGAAACAACTAAAGATTTTTTAAACTTAGTTAAAGCTGATGCTACTGAACTTAATGAGAGTGAAGAAACCGATTACATATTTATGGTTTAA